A region from the Rhizoctonia solani chromosome 13, complete sequence genome encodes:
- a CDS encoding Retrotransposon-derived protein PEG10 — protein MKWQPAPRAPLVPRPLLIKESWDPLFQQPPLMCLQHLEPKVYGEISLGQAISLILGLQNQVIQLKQELEETKEAAKEAQEWMGTINQALTCIEARGGAPHTPEDQKPLAVEATPRPLPKTDTAPAPSAPLIAWANPIKAPPTFAQPTPVQAPPQGYTPPPPLPIQLCSPQVPQPAAPVATYQTPVKVDHPDTYTRRIGNKACQWLTRMLAWVRLNQQMFPTDQETLSFLLMNMKDMAGAWAHPHLNQLGSHRALIQTVDDFRTEFLAAFGNPDATQAAEQQITNLTQTGTCAEYITKFRTIAMDLDWNNATLRGQFAQGLHWEVSRLIATHERRPTTLLELQNAALVIDNALRKERASHPPKGNKSGTTPNRGASTSQQATRLGRLSSNPNFVSKEERNRCRAKGLCIKCGKAGHKFAECRTGWKAMPKEEGAKKETAKIGKESGPKLGKD, from the exons ATGAAATGGCAACCTGCTCCCAGAGCACCACTTGTCCCCCGtcccctcttgatcaaggagagctgggacccactcttccagCAACCGCCGTTga tgtgtctacaacaccttgaacccaaggtctatggggaaatctcccttggacaagcaatctcccttatcttgggattgcaaaaccaagtcatccaGCTCAAGCAGGAACTTgaggaaaccaaggaagcagcAAAAGAAGCCCAAGAATGGATGGGAACCAtcaatcaagccctcacttgcattgaggctaggggtggagccccccacacaccagaagaccagaAGCCCCTGGCAGTTGAGGCCACACCCAGGCCCTTACCCAAAACAGACACTGCTCCAGcacctagtgcgcccctcattgcctgggccaaccccatCAAAGCTCCCCCCACCTTTGCACAGCCAACCCCTGTCCAGGCCCCCCCGCAAggctatactccccctccacctttgcctatccaaCTTTgttccccccaagtccctcaACCAGCGGCTCCTGTAGCCACTTATCAAACCCCGGTTAAGGTGGATCACCCTGACACCTATACCAGAAgaatagggaacaaagcctgccagtggctcacaagaatgctggcatgggtacgtctgaaccaacagatgttccccacggatcaGGAGACGCTatcattcctcctgatgaacatgaaggacatggcaggggcctgggctcacccccacctcaatcaacttgggtcccacagggccctaaTTCAAACAGTTGATGACTTCAGaacggagttcttggctgcatttgggaacCCAGATGCCACGCAAGCCGCTGAGCAGCAAATCACcaaccttactcagacaggaacctgtgctgagtacatcacaaagtttaggaccattgccatggacctagactggaacaatgccACCCTCCGCGGGCAATTCgcacaaggcctccactgggaggtcagccgacTCATTGCTACCCATGAGCGGCGCCCCActaccctccttgagctgcagaacgcagctctggtcattgataacgccctccgcaaagagcgcgccagccacccgccaaagggtaataagtctggcaccacccccaataggggggcaagtaccagccaacaggccaccaggCTGGGACGCCTATCCagcaatcccaactttgtatcCAAGGAGGAGCGTAACCGCTGCAGGGCcaaaggcctctgcatcaaatgcgggaAGGCaggtcacaagtttgcggaatgccgcactggctggaaggccatgcccaaggaggagggcgctaaaaaggaaaccgccaagattggcaaagagtctggacccaaattgggaaaagactaa
- a CDS encoding Retrotransposable element Tf2 protein — protein MLDVSSPQAGKIWKKANLTFSLDGKHMTETFLICNTGSHAAILGLKWLDAHNPEINWNTRTLTFPHAPLEHIAIAKEEEANKNPLKGVPPKYHQYTRVFGEEEFNKLPPHRHYNISIELTEEGPLNSPLYSMTDAESATLKDWLRDKLKAGKIRPSKSSISSPVMFVPKKDGSCQLVVDYRCLNNRTKKNVYPLPRPDNLMAQLRGAKVFTKLDLRWGYNNVCVKEGDKWKTAFCTKYGLYKSLVMSFGLTNAPAAFQHFMNKLFKDLLDDTQHVHKVLRRLMENQLFCKASKCTFHINSVEYLGIIVSDKGFSLDKLKIQAVQEWPTPTKVKEVQLFLGFANFLQQFVANFSHMARPLHNLVKKDTTWQWGTKEQEAFQRLKDAITNAPVLCHADPLKPYFLETDTLGVALGSILSQQQEDGCLHLLGFLSKSFKGAEQNYNTHDKELLAIIRSFEYWRIFLEGTKHPITVFTNHWNLEYWKES, from the exons atgcttgatgtgtcaagcccccaggcaggcaaaatctggaagaaggccaatctaaccttctcccttgatggcaagcaCATGACTGAGACATTCCTAatctgcaatacagggtctcacgccgctatcttgggattgaaatggctagATGCCCATAACCCGGAAATCAATTGGAACACACGCACCCTTACTTTCCCCCATGCACCCCTGGAACACatagccattgccaaggaggaggaggccAACAAGAATCCCCTcaaaggagtacccccaaaataccatcaatacacaagggtatttggggaggaagaattcaacaaacttCCCCCTCACCGGCATTACAACATCAGTATTGAGCTAACAGAAGAAGGACCTCTCAATTCCCCTCTCTACAGTATGACTGATGCAGAATCTGCTACACTGaaagactggctcagggacaagttGAAGGCAGGGAAAATACGTCCCAGCAAGTCCTCCATCAGCTCCcctgtgatgtttgtacccaaaaaggatggttcctgccaactggttgttgactaccgttgcctcaataaccggaccaagaagaatgtgTACCCGTTACCACGCCCAGAcaaccttatggcccagctccgcggcgccaaggttTTTACTAAGTTGGATTTACGGtggggctacaacaacgtctgtgtcaaggaaggtgacaaatggaaaactgcattttgcaccaagtatggcctctacaagtccctggttaTGAGCTTTGGTCTGACCAACGCCCCCGCTgcattccaacacttcatgaacaaactgttcaaggacctGCTTGAT gacactcaGCACGTTCACAAAGTCTTAAGGCGTCTGATGGAGAACCAGCTGTTCTGTAAGGCTTccaaatgcaccttccacaTCAACTCTGTGGAATATTTGGGGATAATTGTAtcagataagggttttagtctggataaactcaaaatccaggccgtccaggaatggcccacacccaccaaggtcaaagaagtccaattgttcctgggatttgccaacttcctgcaacaatttgttgccaacttcagccacatggctaggccattacataacctggtcaagaaagatACAACCTGGCAATGGGGCActaaggaacaggaagcattccaaagGTTGAaagacgccatcaccaatgcACCAGTACTATGTCATGCGGACCCCTTGAAAccttacttcctggaaacagacacATTGGGCGTGGCTCTAGgctccatactcagtcaacaacaggaagatggTTGCCTCCACCTGCTAGGCTTCCTATCCAAGTCATTTAAAGGTGCTGAACaaaattacaacacccatgataaggaactcttggcaatcattaggtcctttgagtattggcgtatattcttggaaggaaccaaGCATCCAATCACTGTCTTCACCAACCATTGGAACCtagaatattggaaggaatcTTAG
- a CDS encoding Transposon Tf2-7 polyprotein, with translation MSWLKLHNPTIDWPNKRITFNSQYCNNTCLSVSNSILGNVGGTSNHLEGIPEDLGGVEVIEPLEGIPRETGGTVDYPLESIPVELRNFAEVFSEDMKVTELPPHRPFDLGIDLIDPDKPVKAMVYPLKASDDEELRKLLKEQLDKGLIRPSKSKYGSPVHFVNKKNGKRRMVVDYRSLNANTVKNAYPLPLIQSLIEKLRGAKYFSTIDLKSGYNLVRIKEGDEWKTAFKTKYGLFEYLVMPFGLCNAPAAFQHFMNEIFRDILDVYVVVYLDDILIFSESRELHTKHLQEVLKRLQDNACYCNLEKCNFYASEVDYLGVIANGEGVKADPKKITQAVDWATPRSVKGVQEFLGFINFYRRFIHNFSKLAQPLYQLLQKNIPWEWGERQEVSFKALKQALIESPVLIQPDPYKEFFLECDASDFATGAVLNQKGSDDKLHPVAFLSKSLAPAERNYDIFDKELLAVVRALKEWRHLLEGTVIPVKILTDHKNLEYFQTKRDLNQRQLRWMGFLADYNYRIVYRPGAQNRKADILSRREDHKAFIAAIQTDSDLNDLIRDALHDDKAVHKILKSLEEDIPVKGWKIDNGLLYYHDRIYVPNEPEIRKAVLESRHDNPSTGHPGQFRTLDLLSRDYYWSGMKQSVTKYVQACDSCIRSKHSNRAPEGLLQNIDLPNKPWEEITYDLIVGLPTSEGYDAILTVVDRLSKMVHFIPTHSDATAVDVANLFVSFVWKLHGLPRKTISDQGPQFNAKFLRQVYKRLGIEPHFSTAYRPQVDGQSERLNQFVEIYLRHYINYRQTDWVASLPLAEFSYNNGKHSGSKHSPFYMCYGYNPDFTVGNTKESHVPQADDLADFLKEIQAEAKAALEIAARQNAQYYDLNRREATKLEIGDKVYLSSANIKTSRPSHKLEHKRLGPYKVLEKIGRNSYKLDLPKSMKVHPVFNIALLHKKPVDEYNRDPVPLPPVVTADGEEEYTVERILDSKKVGRQVKYLVKWKGYGPEDNTWEPKAHLANAPEKLAKFHREHPEAAGP, from the exons atgtcctggctcaagttacacaaccctactatagattggcctaataagcgtaTCACTTTCAattctcaatattgtaacaacacttgtctttctgtttctaattctatcctgggaaatgtcggtgggacttctaaccaccttgaaggcataccagaagacttaggaggtgtcgaggtaattgaacctcttgaaggcatccctagggaaactggaggtactgtggattatccacttgaaagtatcccagtagaactgcgcaattttgcggaggtattttctgaggacatgaaggtgacggaactgccgccgcaccgtccttttgatttagggattgatttaatcgaccctgataaacctgttaaggctatggtataccccttgaaggcatctgatgatgaggaacttagaaaactccttaaagaacaattggacaaaggattgattcgcccatccaagtccaaatatggttccccagttcactttgtcaacaagaaaaatgggaaaaggcgtatggttgtggattatagatccctaaatgcaaatacagtcaagaatgcgtaccctctacctctaatacagtctctcattgagaaacttaggggcgcaaaatacttttccaccattgacctgaaatccggatataacttggtccggataaaggaaggtgatgaatggaagactgcgtttaaaaccaaatatggcctgtttgaatacctagtcatgccctttggatTATGCAATGCTCCTGCTGCgtttcaacacttcatgaatgagatatttagaGACATACTGGACGtctatgtagtagtatatctagacgacatcctaatattctcagaaagcagggaattacatacaaaacatctccaagaggtactgaaaaggctgcaagacaatgcatgctattgtaacctggagaagtgtaatttctatgcgtcggaagtagattaccttggtgtcattgccaatggtgaaggagtaaaagcagatcccaagaaaatcactcaagcggttgattgggcaacaccgcgctctgtcaaaggggttcaagagtttttgggctttataaatttctatagacgcttcatacataacttctcaaaattggcacaacccttataccaattactccaaaagaatataccttgggagtggggtgaacgccaagaagtgtcttttaaagctctcaaacaggctctaattgaatcccctgtTTTAATCCAACCtgatccatacaaggagtttttccttgagtgtgacgccTCTGACTTTGCAACGGGCGctgtccttaatcaaaagggcagtgatgataaattacacccggttgcattcctatcaaaatccctagcacctgctgaaagaaactatgatatctttgataaagagttactagcagtagtaagggctttaaaggaatggcgtcacctgctggaaggaacagtaatccctgtcaaaatactgacagaccataaaaatctggagtacttccagacaaaaagggatctgaaccaaaggcagttaaggtggatgggatttttggcagattacaactataggattgtgtataggccgggtgcacagaatagaaaagcagatattctctctcgccgtgaagaccacaa agcttttATTGCAGCCattcaaacagatagtgaccttaatgatttaataagggacgctctgcatgatgataaagctgtacacaaaatccttaaatccttggaagaggatatACCTGTTAAAGGATGGAAGATTGATAATGGCCTACTCTACTATCATGATCGGATCTATGTCCCcaatgagccagaaatcaggaaagccgtcttagaaagcaggcatgataacccttccactgggcacccaggacagttcagaaccctagacctcctttcaagggattactattggtcagggatgaaacagtctgtaacaaaatatgtccaagcatgcgattcatgcatacgtagTAAACATTCCAACCgggctcctgaaggtctccttcaaaacatagatttacccaataagccctgggaggaaataacatatgacttgattgtaggacttcccacctcagaaggatatgatgcaatattaaCCGTAGTGGACCGCTTATCCAAAATGGTCCATTTCATAccaacgcactctgatgcAACTGCGGTTGATGTTGCAAATCTCTTTGTATCTTTTGTatggaagttacatgggttacccaggaaaaccatCTCGGACCAAGGCCCCCAGTTCAATGCAAAGTTCCTAAGACAAGTCTATAAGCGGCtggggatagaaccacacttctccactgcatacagaccccaagttgatggacaaagtgaacgcttaaaccagtttgtggaaatCTACCTACGCCACTATATCAACTATAGGcaaacagactgggttgcaTCATTACCACTTGCAGAATTTTCATACAACAATGGGAAGCACTCAGGCTCCAAACACTCTCCCTTCTACATGTGCTATGGTTATAACCCAGACTTTACAGTTGGGaacaccaaggaaagccatgtccctCAAGCCGATGACCTAGCAGACTTCCTAAAAGAGATCCAAGCTGAAGCTaaagctgctttagaaattgctgcaagacaaaacGCACAATACTATGATCTcaacagaagggaagcaaccaagctggaaaTTGGTGATAAAGTCTATTTGAGTAGCgccaacatcaaaacttcaaggccttcccatAAGCTAGAACATAAGCGATTGGGGCCCTAtaaggtcttggagaaaattggcaggaactcctataaactggatctccctaaatccatgaaagtccatcctgtcttcaacattgccTTATTACACAAGAAGCCAGTAGACGAGTACAACCGTGATCCAGTCCCACTCcccccagttgtcacagctgatggagaagaggaatatactgttgaaaggatcctagactccaagaaagtgggtcggcaagtcaaatacttggttaaatggaaagggtatggaccagaggataacacatgggagcccaaggcccacttagccaatgcccctgaaaaattggctaagtttcaccgtgaacatccagaggcagctggaccttaa
- a CDS encoding Transposon Tf2-1 polyprotein translates to MSTQPSTYVHANPNALSVPTNIQEIPAWAQEIKNLLLAMNQNLSLVIGQAAAHHTDLGTTQATLNNHDSSITNLDALIVKLGADIAKIGTAAASGSSIASATKAPKLATPDKFDGSDKNKAISFRVAVSHYLRISYPGSTVDEQIAFIISCLDGKAHEWLEPYLEEDVVKGNPVSWLHNLDAFWLQFNARWNVQNRTENFRAKLRTLKQTKGVQDYYKDFQTYSQGLGYNDPSLRDMFYDGLSHKIKETLMVQDYDHADASVTLATLAEKALKVDQRLEQFAAQHKGSSSSSNQSGSKSSTSTSAAAQGAPRDKLSVGEQVYAIVDGKAKKGVLQKIGQNAKGIAVPIVKWNDGTTMDVTFKTIKKDNHPVTATSTPAPKASSSSSARNSGPSPMDLDSASSKGKKPIICATCGGRGHYANQCPSKSYSGHEAHISEDELENGDL, encoded by the coding sequence ATGTCAACCCAACCATCTACCTATGTGCATGCCAATCCCAATGCGCTGTCtgtccccaccaatatccaggagatacctgcgtgggcccaggagatcaaaaacctcctcctggctatgaaTCAAAACCTCTCCTTGGTCATAGGACAAGCGGCTGCCCATCACACAGATCTTGGCACCACACAGGCCACCCTCAACAACCACGACAGCAGCATCACCAATCTTGATGCCCTCATTGTTAAACTTGgggctgatattgccaaaataggCACTGCGGCTGCGTCTGGTTCTTCTATTGCCTCggctaccaaggctcccaAACTTGCAAcgccagacaaatttgatggGTCTGACAAAAACAAGGCAATCTCCTTTAGGGTTGCTGTAtctcattatctcaggatctcatatcctggctcaacagtggatgagcaaattGCTTTTATCAtttcctgcctggatggcaaggcccatgagtggcttgagccctaccTGGAAGAGGACGTTGTTAAAGGGAATCCTGTCtcttggctccacaatctggatgccttctggctgcaattcaatgcacgctggaatgtccaaaataggacaGAGAACTTCCGCGCCAAGCTGCGCACCCTCAAACAGACCAAGGGAGTCCAAGACTattacaaggacttccagacctattctcaaggtcttggttaCAACGACCCCTCTCTTAGGGAtatgttctatgatggcctatcccacaaaattaaggaaactctcatggtccaagattatgaccatgcagatgcctctgttactcttgcaactcttgcagagaaggcccttaaggtggatcagcgcctagagcagtttgcggcccagcacaagggttcctcctcctcttcaaaccaatctggaagcaaatccagcacctctacgtcagcagcagcccagggagcgcccagggataaactgtctgttggggaacaggtgtatgcgattgtggatggaaaggctaagAAGGGGGTCCTCCAAAAAATTGGCCAAAATGCCAAAGGGATTGCAGTTCCAATTGTTaagtggaatgatggcaccaccatggacgttaccttcaaaactatcaagaaggataaccacccagtcactgccacctccactcctgctcccaaggcttcctcctcctcctctgcgcgcaactctggtccttcccctatggacttagactctgcctcTTCAAAGGGCAAAAAAccaattatatgcgcaacatgtggaggtaggggacACTACGCCAATCAATGCCCCTCCaaatcctactctggccatgaggcccatatctctgaggatgagttggaaaatggggacctctga
- a CDS encoding Retrotransposable element Tf2 protein, with protein sequence MLPNPVFANIALVTPKKELQQQIKAALDQGKSLEEILQFLQNKSKAPPSIKRAFKDYQMESGLLFYQGQIVVPDIGDLRTDLLWIFHNSPLAGHPGRQQTLELVSRNYYWPGIHADTYWHMDSCKTCQQIQKPKYAPIPPQPLELPTRPWQHVSYNMIVDLPKDGNSDSILVIVDSFTKYVILVEYSKKLKALELADLFLRHIWKCYSMPKKTISEQGRVFNNKFLKALYQRLGIDPHFSSAYHCHDLHRHDIIFYYFSPFFRDSFLF encoded by the coding sequence ATGCTCCCCAaccctgtatttgccaacatagCTCTGGTaactcccaaaaaggaaCTCCAACAACAGATCAAGGCCGCCCTAGACCAGGGCAAGTCATTGGAGGAAATACTGCagttcctccaaaacaagtcTAAGGCACCTCCGTCCATTAAGCGCGCCTTCAAGGACTATCAAATGGAGTCAGgcctactcttctaccaaggccAGATTGTAGTCCCTGACATTGGAGACCTGAGAACAGACCTACTGTGgatcttccacaacagcccccTGGCCGGTCACCCAGGTAGACAGCAAACGCTGGAACTTGTCTCAAGGAACTATTACTGGCCTGGAATCCACGCAGACACTTACTGGCACATGGACTCTTGCAAAACTTGTCAACAAATCcagaaacccaagtacgcgCCCATTCCGCCTCAACCCCTAGAACTACCAACACGCCCCTGGCAGCACGTGTCATACAATATGATAGTGGATTTGCCCAAAGATGGAAATAGTGACtctatcctggtcattgtagacagcttcaccaaatatGTCATCTTGGTGGAGTattccaaaaagctcaaggcccTGGAACtagcagacctattcctACGGCACATATGGAAATGTTACAGCATGCCCAAAAAGACAATCTCAGAACAAGGGAgagtcttcaacaacaaattcctgaaagCTCTGTACCAACGtctaggaatagaccctcacttctcctcagcttaccactgtcatgaccttcacaggcatgacataattttctactatttttcaccttttttccgagacagtttccttttttag
- a CDS encoding Retrotransposable element Tf2 protein, giving the protein MLGTSPGPYNSYDAILVVIDSFSKFGHFIPTTKKVLAKGLANLFVTHIWKLHGLPVRTILDRGTTFTGKFLRALYQRLGIQPSFSLAYHPKSDGQTKCINQFIEFYLRSYVAADHLDWVKWLPLAEYAYNNAKHAATRKTPFELIYGRNPMMNPSTVPANVPEADLVADTLAQEWQEAESALRMTKERMARPKGIIPEYSVGKKVWLDGKNVGLRTNSNKLDPKQLGPFEVTEKISSHAYRLKLPDSLKIHNVFYVGLLSKAHESPSQPFPERSPPETIEGEEEYEVEQIIDSKQQRGKWFYLIKWKGYGPEDNSWELEELLEHSQEEIQRFNKSQLKKACDSAKSL; this is encoded by the exons atgttgggaacatcccctggtccatataattc atatgatgcaatactGGTGGTTATAGACTcattctccaaatttggccacttcatcccaaccacaaaaaAGGTGTTGGCTAAAGGTCTAGCTAACCTCTTTGTCacccatatttggaaactccaCGGACTGCCCGTTAGAACCATATTGGACCGAGGAACAACATTTACTGGGAAGTTCCTCAGAGCCCTTTACCAAAGGCTGGGAATCcaaccatccttctccttggcctatcaccccaAATCAGACGGACAGACCAAGTGcatcaaccagttcattgagttctatcTAAGATCTTACGTAGCAGCAGACCACTTGGattgggtcaaatggttGCCACTTGCGGAATACGCTTACAACAATGCTAAGCACGCTGCAACCAGAAAGACCCCCTTTGAACTGATTtatggaaggaatcccaTGATGAACCCGTCAACCGTACCAGccaatgtaccagaagcGGATCTGGTAGCCGATACCCTGGCTCAGGAATGGCAGGAGGCAGAATCAGCACTCAGAATGACTAAGGAACGCATGGCAAGACCAAAAGGGATAATTCCGGAATACTCCGTGGGCAAGAAAGTATGGCTTGATGGAAAAAATGTAGGACTTAGGACAAACTCTAACAAACTGGACCCCAAGCAACTAGGTCCATTTGAAGTCACAGAAAAAATATCAAgtcacgcctaccgcctaaAACTCCCAGACtccctgaaaatccacaatgtattctatgtaggattGCTGTCCAAAGCACACGAATCCCCCAGccaaccattcccagaaagatcccctcctgaaacaatagaaggggaagaggagtacgaggttgaacaaatcattgactccaagcaacaacggggaaaatggttctacctaattaaatggaagggttatggtccggaagacaactcctgggaacTGGAAGAACTCTtagaacacagccaagaggagattcaacgcttcaacaagtcacaactgaaaaaggcttgtgactctgccaagagcctttaa